tttattattttttatttttttatccaaattataataaagagttattgtatcccaaaaaaaaaattgatccaTGTTCGATAAAGAAGATGCTATTGATACTTcataatttacatatttaattacACAGTGTacttaaaatgtctaaaatgctCCATATCCAAAGTTGTGGGGCGAGGCGGTAAGGCGCAGTGAGGCGCATGACTAAAATAGCTCTCACCCAAAACGGTGAGGCAAGCTGGTGAAGTGCAGTGAGGCGCGatgggtatttttgtcatttgtgaTATATTATGTAATCTAAGGGATACCAATAGCATGGTTCGCTTaataataggcccaaattgaaaaaaGTAAGCCAAAAGGCATATTGGATGAAGAATTCCACATAAACAAATTGTAGGTATATGAAATTATCGAATCACAAAAAACAATGAACACTAATATGAGTGACCAAGATTGAGGTAAACTTAAGTGATCGAGTAACCTTACCCGATAGCCGTTCTCAAAACTTTCAGTAAGTCTTCATAAGAAATTCATAATTCACTGAGCAATTGCTATTCGAAATACTTTTATGGGTCCTCCAAATTAAAAAATCTCTCTTACAATCGTCCAATGAATTTTTTCGGAATATTACAAATCTAGAGAGACATAATCTCCAAATATTATTCACGCGAGATTATGATGAACATGGTTAATTATACGTTAAATATCCTCACCTATAAATTTGGAGTAAAACCTAAAATACCTTTTGAATATTGTGCATTTACCTTTCTTCCTTGTAAATATGAAACTCATCTCCTAATAAATATACACTTATAGCTCAACTCATATGCCAACTTTATTTGATTTATGCATTTTGCATTTCGGGCATGAGACTAACTTAAATATACAAAAGACTCACCCCTGTGCCTCTAACCAGTTTATTTATATACAAGTATCTCTAATACTACATTTGTTACACTCTCgtgttgtaaataaatttattgttacttCTTGCTAAGAACAAaggtaatgttaattattatttttagagcAATTgttactaataatttttttttttataacttaaaaaatttgtaattatattttatatttataaaaaaatgtcttaaaataagatatttatgcattattttatttttgttattttatattaaatttaactcgattaaataaatattggaGATAGTTTTAAcatcattttaatttaattaatgttatttcATTACATGGaagatcattttgtcatattaagAAAATTCAGATatcaaattgataaaaataaaatatatgaaatgtcaAAGCAAAAGGCCcaaattacaataatatataattcatttaCTCAATACAATTAGTAATTGAAGGTTTCgtgatttgtcaaaaaaaaaaaaaatgaagtattgaaaaaaattaagtattggtttaattatgttatcaaatttgacaattctaattattttagtttgatttagttttttgtattgaaaaaaattgacttcaaattttgatttttttggttttttggggtctatttcaaatttttctttttttttttcactttgttCGGTTGGATTTTTTGAtttgcttgattttttttattttttaaattttgttgaccatttgaatttttttttattttttcaatttatttaatttgttggTTTGCTAGTCCACGAAAAATAGAGATGGTCAATACTctttcttaaatatatatatttcaaaattacaaattatacatagatttgttataatatatatatatatatattttagtttataaataaaatttataattatatgtgTAGCCGTGGATAAAAGCATTGTCTGTAATTAGCCATTACCTCTGGGGTGGTTAGTGTATTTTACCAATAAACCCACctgtgtatatctatatatatgtcaGAGGTCTTGCGTTGACGTTGGAAAGATGGCTGGAGAAGGCGCTCGCGGGGAGCGAAGCCCGGCGTGCGAGAGCCTGCCTCGCCTTCTCTCCTCTTTCGTGGACGCTTTCGTCGACTTCTCCGTCGGCGGCCTCTTCTTGCCCCCAAACCCTAGCCCCTCATCTCCATTAGACCCCATTCCTACCACCTACCCCTCGCCGGACCGCCTTGTCGCCGTCGGCGATCTGCACGGCGACCTCCAGAAATCCAAAGAGGCGCTGAGGCTGGCCGGCCTCATTGATTCCTCCGACAGATGGATCGGCGGCTCCGCCACCCTGATCCAGATCGGCGACGTCCTCGACCGTGGCGGCGACGAGATCAAGATTCTCTACTTCCTGGAGAAGCTCAAGCGCCAGGCTGCGAAGTCCGGCGGCACGGTAGTTACGATGAACGGGAACCACGAGATCATGAACATTGATGGTGATTTTAGGTACGTGACTCAATCTGGTTTAGAGGAGTTCCGAGTTTGGGCTGATTGGTATCGCGTCGGTAATGCTATGAAGAGTCTCTGTGATGGTTTGCCAAAACCGAAGGATCCGTTTCGTGGCTTGCCTTCGGTTTTTCCTAACGTTAATCAAGATATCAGTGATAGTATTAGGGCAAGAATTGCCGCGCTGAG
The sequence above is a segment of the Diospyros lotus cultivar Yz01 chromosome 7, ASM1463336v1, whole genome shotgun sequence genome. Coding sequences within it:
- the LOC127805736 gene encoding shewanella-like protein phosphatase 2 translates to MAGEGARGERSPACESLPRLLSSFVDAFVDFSVGGLFLPPNPSPSSPLDPIPTTYPSPDRLVAVGDLHGDLQKSKEALRLAGLIDSSDRWIGGSATLIQIGDVLDRGGDEIKILYFLEKLKRQAAKSGGTVVTMNGNHEIMNIDGDFRYVTQSGLEEFRVWADWYRVGNAMKSLCDGLPKPKDPFRGLPSVFPNVNQDISDSIRARIAALRPEGPISSRFLSKNLTVAVVGESVFVHGGLLPKHVFYGLDRINEDVREWICGLKERVSSELVRGRNSVVWLRKFSHELAKMCDCSTLEHVLATIPGAKRMIMGHTIQESGINGVCDNRAIRIDVGMSKGCINGLPQVLEIINGNSELRVLSSHPLHQKTHESSPESKEKEGLGFLVPEHWPKQVEVKA